A genome region from Deinococcus ruber includes the following:
- a CDS encoding chlorite dismutase family protein: MMVDLDPSGQVTQRDPDRAQRQYLNYAFYKLDASFRRLPRDEQEDMKRELQQAIEGWTNAPAEKGLIVRTYSTVGTRAEADFMLWRIAFDLADFQEAQARINRTRMGGYLTQPRNFISMQKRSQYVNRIEGSGHGLELLPGQGRYLFVYPFVKTRAWYDLSPHARQGMMDEHIYASGPFKGVRLNTSYSYGIDDQEFIVAFDSEYPQEFVDLVGRLRYTEASLYTLSDTPMYTCIKKDVAGILNDLA; encoded by the coding sequence ATGATGGTAGACCTCGATCCCAGCGGGCAGGTAACGCAGCGTGACCCCGACCGCGCCCAGCGGCAATACCTGAATTACGCCTTCTACAAGCTGGACGCCTCTTTTCGCCGCCTGCCCCGAGACGAGCAGGAGGACATGAAGCGCGAACTCCAGCAGGCCATCGAGGGCTGGACGAACGCGCCTGCCGAGAAGGGGCTGATCGTGCGGACGTACAGCACCGTGGGCACCCGCGCCGAGGCCGATTTCATGCTGTGGCGCATCGCGTTCGATCTGGCCGATTTTCAGGAGGCGCAGGCCCGTATCAACCGCACCCGTATGGGCGGTTACCTGACGCAGCCGCGCAACTTCATTTCGATGCAGAAACGCAGCCAGTACGTCAACCGTATCGAAGGGTCGGGGCACGGGCTGGAACTGCTGCCGGGGCAGGGGCGCTACCTGTTCGTGTATCCGTTCGTGAAGACGCGGGCATGGTACGACCTGTCGCCGCACGCCCGCCAGGGCATGATGGACGAGCACATCTACGCCAGCGGTCCCTTCAAGGGTGTGCGCCTGAACACCAGTTACAGCTACGGCATCGACGATCAGGAATTCATCGTGGCCTTCGACTCGGAATACCCGCAGGAATTCGTCGATCTGGTGGGGCGGCTGCGCTACACCGAGGCGAGCCTGTACACGCTGTCCGACACGCCCATGTACACCTGCATCAAGAAAGATGTGGCGGGCATCCTGAACGATCTGGCATAA
- a CDS encoding enoyl-CoA hydratase/isomerase family protein: protein MSQPSEAVVLHDLNNGVLTLTMNRPASLNSANDALLLTLTQMIREAGNTPEVRVVVLTGAGRGFCAGADLSQMAGDQSSPTRFSEHLEHTFNPLIRAIAECPRPVISAVNGVAAGAGASLALAGDIRLWSSAASAVQIFSNIGLVPDSGATWMLPRSVGYARAFELMAFAEKVTPEAALNMGLCEHVFAESNFAADVQAYAERLAARPLSALTLTKQALRQGLNGTLNDALLTEARLQDMAGQSWEHREGVTAFLQKRAADFLTPKKPE, encoded by the coding sequence ATGTCACAACCGAGCGAAGCTGTGGTGCTGCACGACCTGAACAACGGCGTGCTGACCCTGACCATGAACCGCCCTGCCAGCCTGAACAGTGCCAACGACGCCCTGCTGCTGACCCTGACACAGATGATCCGCGAGGCGGGCAATACGCCAGAAGTGCGGGTGGTCGTGCTGACGGGGGCCGGACGGGGCTTCTGCGCCGGGGCCGACCTGAGCCAGATGGCTGGCGACCAGAGCAGCCCGACACGCTTCAGCGAGCACCTGGAGCACACCTTCAACCCGCTGATCCGCGCCATTGCCGAGTGTCCGCGCCCGGTCATCTCGGCGGTGAACGGCGTGGCGGCGGGCGCGGGCGCGAGCCTCGCACTGGCGGGCGATATCCGGCTGTGGAGTTCGGCGGCGAGCGCCGTCCAGATCTTCTCGAATATCGGTCTGGTGCCCGACTCCGGCGCGACCTGGATGCTGCCGCGCTCGGTGGGCTATGCGCGGGCCTTCGAGCTGATGGCCTTTGCCGAGAAGGTGACGCCCGAAGCGGCCCTGAACATGGGCCTGTGCGAACACGTTTTTGCCGAGAGCAACTTCGCCGCCGACGTGCAGGCTTACGCCGAGCGGCTGGCAGCCCGCCCGCTCAGCGCCCTGACCCTGACCAAACAGGCGCTGCGGCAGGGTCTGAACGGCACGCTGAACGACGCACTGCTGACCGAGGCGAGGCTTCAGGACATGGCGGGCCAGAGCTGGGAGCACCGCGAGGGCGTCACGGCCTTCCTGCAAAAGCGGGCCGCCGATTTCCTGACTCCAAAAAAGCCCGAATAG
- a CDS encoding DUF4188 domain-containing protein, translating into MTQETAPLSTPEIAAVPATRTPTARRPLRQRAELSGDFVVFLIGMRINRPLRVRSWLPVVQAMPQMIRELEAHPELGLLGTRFAGLTLIQYWRSQEHLLAYARSRDSVHLPAWQAFNRRAKDSAGDVGIWHETYMVRAGEYENVYVDVPAMGLGRAGTLVNASGSR; encoded by the coding sequence ATGACCCAGGAAACTGCACCGCTGAGCACGCCCGAGATCGCCGCCGTTCCGGCCACCCGTACCCCAACCGCCCGCAGGCCCCTGCGCCAACGCGCCGAGCTGAGCGGTGATTTCGTGGTGTTCCTGATCGGGATGCGAATCAATCGCCCGCTGCGCGTTCGTTCATGGCTGCCGGTGGTGCAGGCGATGCCGCAGATGATCCGCGAACTGGAGGCGCACCCGGAACTGGGCCTGCTGGGTACACGGTTTGCTGGCCTGACCCTGATTCAGTACTGGCGCAGTCAGGAACATCTGCTGGCCTATGCCCGCTCGCGTGATTCGGTACATCTGCCCGCGTGGCAGGCATTCAACCGCCGTGCCAAAGACAGCGCCGGTGATGTGGGCATCTGGCACGAGACGTACATGGTGCGGGCCGGAGAGTACGAGAACGTGTATGTCGACGTGCCCGCGATGGGTCTGGGGCGTGCTGGAACCCTGGTGAACGCGTCCGGCAGCCGCTAG
- a CDS encoding PadR family transcriptional regulator has translation MTDASPLQPVVSLGPVSFIVLGMLATCGPMTSYELKREVDSSVGYFWSFPRSQLYAEPQRLSRLGYLEEQQEDSGRRRRVFSITEAGRAALHDWLAQSAGAGELRDPGLLKLFFSASGPAGTARAIATEQAALHQQRLAEYVRLQASNAEKTAQPMSQTLRMGLLYEEASVKFWSELAQAEESEDVPVGTARACAP, from the coding sequence GTGACCGATGCAAGTCCCCTTCAACCTGTGGTGTCGCTCGGCCCGGTGAGTTTCATCGTGCTGGGGATGCTTGCCACGTGTGGCCCGATGACCTCCTATGAACTGAAGCGCGAGGTGGACAGCTCGGTTGGCTATTTCTGGAGTTTTCCGCGCTCGCAGCTGTATGCCGAACCCCAGCGCCTGAGCCGCCTGGGATATCTGGAGGAGCAGCAGGAAGACAGCGGGCGGCGGCGGCGGGTATTTTCGATTACGGAGGCGGGCCGGGCGGCGCTGCACGACTGGCTGGCCCAGAGCGCCGGAGCCGGAGAACTGCGCGACCCAGGCCTGCTCAAGCTGTTCTTCTCGGCGTCGGGGCCAGCCGGTACAGCGCGGGCCATCGCCACCGAGCAGGCAGCCCTGCACCAGCAGCGCCTCGCTGAATACGTCCGGCTGCAAGCCAGCAACGCCGAAAAAACCGCCCAGCCGATGAGCCAGACGCTGCGAATGGGCCTGCTGTACGAGGAAGCCTCGGTGAAGTTCTGGAGCGAACTGGCACAGGCGGAAGAGAGCGAGGACGTGCCCGTCGGGACGGCCCGCGCCTGCGCTCCCTGA
- a CDS encoding putative quinol monooxygenase codes for MIISLGYITVPADHEATVSQMLTGLATQTRTEPGCVAYHVSRDLETPGRFLITENWASLEQMQTHLGLPHIGPAVQALQDMGVTELSITAYEAGDPMTMM; via the coding sequence ATGATCATTTCGCTCGGATACATCACCGTTCCCGCCGACCACGAAGCCACCGTTTCCCAGATGCTGACGGGGCTGGCGACCCAGACGCGCACCGAGCCGGGCTGTGTCGCCTACCACGTCTCACGCGATCTGGAAACGCCGGGACGGTTCCTCATCACCGAGAACTGGGCCAGCCTGGAGCAGATGCAGACGCACCTGGGGTTGCCGCACATCGGGCCAGCGGTGCAGGCACTTCAGGATATGGGCGTCACCGAACTCAGCATCACCGCGTATGAAGCGGGCGACCCGATGACGATGATGTAG
- a CDS encoding adenine deaminase, whose translation MHDLPVKTDPFDKEKRQRLVRVALGQEAADTVIVNAQIVDVLTREIYTADVALAGGRVAGVGSGYRAPELIDAHGAFLAPGFMDAHIHIESSLLTPARFAQAVRPHGTTGVVAEPHELVNVLGLHGLHWMLEAGRGSGLRVYASLPSCVPASEYERGGAVLTAQDIREGLAVPGVLGLAEMMNYPGVLGGDAGVWSVLEQAQGRRDGHAAGLRGAQVQAYAAAGIHSDHEAVTPQEALERLRAGLWLMVREGSAARNLDALLPVLRGDWSGGRPPRRAMLVSDDVSVDELLELGHLDRLMRTCVAGGLHPADALALVTCNPAEYWGLHDLGAVCPGYHADLVLLKDLQSFEVLDTWVGGQRGMTTAATPALPGGAVLLGAEWERASFEPPASWPVIGVRPEQIVTDALPSGSGDTRLVVSDRYGRGEVAACWAAGLHLERGAVALSVLHDAHHVIAAGADAGSIRAAGRALEALGGGAVVVDETGRVLAELPLPFAGLMTDAPPQAAAQQAEGIKAALHSLGCTLPYPITTLSFLGLTVIPSLKLTPRGLFDVEGWQLVGEAVVGDA comes from the coding sequence ATGCATGATCTTCCCGTAAAGACGGACCCCTTCGATAAGGAAAAGCGGCAGCGTCTGGTGCGGGTGGCGCTGGGCCAGGAAGCCGCCGACACCGTGATCGTGAACGCGCAGATCGTAGACGTGTTGACCCGCGAGATCTATACCGCCGATGTGGCGCTGGCGGGTGGGCGCGTCGCGGGCGTGGGCAGCGGCTACCGCGCTCCTGAACTCATTGACGCGCACGGGGCGTTTCTGGCTCCGGGCTTCATGGACGCGCACATTCACATCGAATCGAGCCTGCTGACGCCCGCCCGCTTTGCCCAGGCGGTGCGCCCACACGGCACGACGGGCGTGGTGGCCGAACCGCACGAACTGGTAAACGTGCTGGGTCTGCACGGGCTGCACTGGATGCTGGAGGCCGGGCGCGGCAGCGGTCTGCGGGTGTATGCCAGCCTGCCTTCCTGCGTGCCCGCCAGCGAATACGAGCGCGGCGGCGCGGTGCTGACGGCCCAGGACATCCGCGAGGGGCTGGCGGTGCCAGGCGTGCTGGGGCTGGCCGAGATGATGAACTATCCAGGCGTGTTGGGCGGCGACGCGGGCGTGTGGAGCGTGCTGGAGCAGGCCCAGGGGCGGCGCGACGGACACGCGGCGGGGCTGCGCGGCGCACAGGTGCAGGCGTATGCGGCGGCGGGCATTCACTCCGATCACGAGGCCGTGACGCCGCAGGAGGCACTGGAGCGGCTGCGGGCGGGCCTGTGGCTGATGGTGCGCGAGGGATCGGCGGCCCGCAATCTGGACGCGCTGTTACCGGTGCTGCGCGGCGACTGGAGCGGAGGCAGACCGCCGCGCCGCGCCATGCTGGTCAGCGACGATGTGAGCGTGGACGAGCTGCTGGAACTGGGCCACCTCGACCGCCTGATGAGAACCTGCGTGGCGGGCGGCCTGCATCCCGCCGACGCACTGGCGCTGGTGACGTGCAACCCCGCCGAATACTGGGGTCTGCACGACCTGGGCGCGGTCTGCCCCGGCTATCACGCCGATCTGGTGCTGCTGAAGGATTTGCAGAGCTTCGAGGTGCTCGATACCTGGGTAGGCGGGCAGCGCGGCATGACCACAGCAGCGACGCCTGCACTGCCCGGCGGCGCAGTGCTGTTGGGTGCCGAGTGGGAGCGTGCCAGCTTCGAGCCGCCTGCATCGTGGCCGGTCATCGGGGTGCGGCCTGAGCAGATCGTGACCGATGCCCTTCCCAGTGGCAGCGGCGATACCCGGCTGGTGGTGTCGGATCGCTACGGGCGCGGCGAGGTGGCGGCTTGCTGGGCGGCGGGCCTGCATCTGGAGCGCGGCGCGGTGGCCCTGAGCGTGCTGCACGACGCCCACCACGTCATCGCAGCGGGGGCAGACGCGGGCAGCATCCGGGCAGCGGGGCGGGCGCTGGAAGCGCTGGGCGGCGGCGCGGTGGTCGTGGATGAAACCGGGCGCGTACTGGCCGAATTGCCGCTGCCCTTCGCGGGCCTGATGACCGACGCGCCACCGCAGGCAGCCGCGCAGCAGGCCGAGGGCATCAAAGCCGCGCTGCACAGCCTGGGCTGCACGCTTCCCTACCCGATTACCACGCTCAGCTTCCTGGGCCTGACGGTCATTCCCTCGCTGAAACTGACGCCGCGTGGCCTGTTCGATGTGGAGGGGTGGCAGCTGGTGGGGGAAGCGGTGGTGGGTGATGCGTGA
- a CDS encoding 2Fe-2S iron-sulfur cluster-binding protein translates to MPTLTVPGYAPIEAHEHERLVLALERGGVDVLHRCGGVARCTTCRVSFTSGEPGTMTQAEHDKLAEKDLLGQVRLSCQILCDHDMSLQPLQTVSSSGLEAGKAPAEQIEPEAVWMQKPTL, encoded by the coding sequence ATGCCCACACTGACTGTCCCCGGATACGCCCCCATCGAAGCCCACGAGCACGAACGTCTGGTGCTGGCGCTGGAGCGCGGCGGCGTGGATGTGTTGCACCGCTGCGGCGGCGTGGCCCGCTGCACCACCTGCCGGGTATCGTTCACTTCTGGCGAGCCGGGCACCATGACCCAGGCCGAGCACGACAAGCTGGCCGAAAAAGACCTGCTGGGACAGGTGCGGCTGTCATGCCAGATTCTGTGCGACCACGATATGAGCCTTCAGCCGCTGCAAACGGTGAGTAGCAGCGGTCTGGAGGCGGGCAAGGCTCCGGCAGAGCAGATCGAGCCGGAAGCGGTGTGGATGCAGAAACCGACCTTGTAA
- a CDS encoding nitroreductase family protein, with product MELLEGMLGRRTTNGPFRPEAVSREHQHLLMRVAAAAPSHFNSQPWRFVLIENPQTIQAIAEHAGQSMQELIGRGIFFERYRRYFRFTQAEMDERRDGIFIDHLPGPLRPFTRQIFSDTGLKLMRQLGVPARLGEDNRKLVAGSPLLMAVLLDREEYRPGELSAFYSVFGMGGAVVNIWNTVGSLGMGIQFVSTPMEIPERWQAIQTLLKVPDNLELMAVYRLGYLESGDKRPSIDWSSRHRKRVAQYVFREDCTRPETEG from the coding sequence ATGGAACTTCTAGAGGGCATGCTGGGCCGCCGCACCACCAATGGGCCATTTCGCCCGGAGGCGGTCAGCCGCGAACACCAGCACCTGCTGATGCGGGTTGCCGCCGCTGCACCCAGTCATTTCAACTCGCAGCCGTGGCGCTTCGTGCTGATCGAAAACCCCCAGACCATCCAGGCCATTGCCGAACATGCCGGGCAGAGCATGCAGGAACTCATCGGGCGCGGCATCTTTTTCGAGCGCTACCGCCGCTATTTTCGCTTTACACAGGCGGAGATGGACGAGCGCCGCGACGGTATTTTCATCGATCACCTGCCGGGGCCGCTGCGCCCGTTTACCCGCCAGATCTTCAGCGACACTGGCCTGAAACTGATGCGGCAACTGGGTGTGCCTGCCCGTCTGGGCGAAGACAATCGCAAGCTGGTGGCGGGCAGCCCGCTGCTGATGGCGGTGCTGCTCGACCGCGAAGAGTACCGACCCGGCGAACTCAGCGCCTTTTACAGCGTGTTTGGCATGGGCGGCGCGGTGGTCAACATCTGGAACACTGTCGGCTCGCTGGGCATGGGCATTCAGTTCGTGAGTACGCCGATGGAGATTCCAGAGCGCTGGCAGGCCATCCAGACGCTGCTGAAGGTACCAGACAACCTGGAGCTGATGGCGGTGTATCGGCTGGGCTATCTGGAGAGCGGCGACAAGCGTCCCAGCATCGACTGGAGCAGCCGTCACCGCAAGCGGGTGGCACAGTACGTCTTCCGCGAAGACTGTACGCGGCCCGAAACAGAAGGCTAA
- a CDS encoding aldo/keto reductase: MTQESTQEVNAAASGQFKIGGDLQVNRLGFGAMRITGKGIWGEPDDREEALRVLKRLPELGVDFIDTADSYGPYVSEDLIAQALAPYSNTVVATKGALTRHGPDIWMPVGRPEYLRQCVLMSLRRLKLDQIPLWQLHRIDAKVPQDEQFGVMKQMQQEGLIRHLGLSEVSVDEIKAAQKVFEVTTVQNLYNLVTRQSEDVLDYCESQNIGFIPWFPLAAGNLARPGSLLDDLSHKYESTASGIALAWVLKRSPVMLPIPGTSKVKHLEENVAAASIQLEDADFAALSEQGKQEEARAKAEQAAKR; the protein is encoded by the coding sequence ATGACCCAAGAGAGCACACAAGAAGTGAACGCCGCCGCGAGCGGGCAATTCAAGATCGGTGGCGATTTGCAGGTCAACCGTCTGGGCTTCGGAGCCATGCGGATTACCGGCAAGGGCATCTGGGGCGAGCCGGACGACCGCGAAGAGGCGCTGCGAGTGCTGAAACGCCTGCCGGAACTGGGCGTGGATTTCATCGACACCGCTGACAGCTACGGTCCCTACGTCTCGGAAGACCTGATCGCACAGGCGCTGGCTCCCTACAGCAACACCGTCGTTGCCACCAAGGGCGCACTGACCCGGCACGGCCCGGATATCTGGATGCCGGTAGGCCGCCCGGAATATCTGCGCCAGTGCGTGCTGATGAGCCTGCGCCGCCTGAAGCTCGATCAGATTCCGCTGTGGCAGCTGCACCGCATCGATGCCAAGGTGCCCCAGGACGAGCAGTTCGGCGTGATGAAGCAGATGCAGCAGGAAGGGCTGATCCGTCATCTGGGCCTGTCGGAAGTGAGCGTGGACGAGATCAAGGCGGCGCAGAAGGTCTTCGAGGTCACCACCGTGCAGAACCTGTACAACCTGGTCACGCGCCAGTCGGAAGACGTGCTCGATTACTGCGAGTCGCAGAACATCGGCTTTATTCCGTGGTTCCCGCTGGCAGCAGGCAATCTGGCCCGCCCCGGCAGCCTGCTCGACGACCTGAGCCACAAGTACGAGAGCACGGCCAGCGGCATCGCTCTGGCGTGGGTGCTGAAGCGCTCGCCCGTGATGCTGCCGATTCCCGGCACCAGCAAGGTCAAGCACCTGGAAGAAAACGTGGCAGCCGCCAGCATCCAGCTCGAAGACGCCGATTTCGCCGCGCTGAGCGAGCAGGGCAAGCAGGAAGAAGCGCGGGCCAAGGCCGAGCAGGCCGCGAAACGCTGA
- a CDS encoding type III polyketide synthase, with amino-acid sequence MPVLRSIAVGTPANRVSQSEAREAAKTFLPRLAARPKLLDVFDNAMIDTRYLARPLEWYLEPHGFAEKNAVYVEETLALCERLTLEAMEKAGIRAADIGAVVFVSSTGISTPSLESILMERLGIARHAVRLPLWGLGCAGGAQGLARSADLVRAGYKNVLFLAAEFCSLTLVAGDETSSNFVATALFADGAAALILGPDDGSGPALMRVHGSFSTLIENSKDIMGWDVVESGLKVRFSQDIPSLVRQMMSSNVQEALEVVGWTQDELQEYVVHPGGAKVIEAYEESLGLPAGRLVCSRRVLREYGNMSSSTVLFVLNETLRRGAHGKGLLSAMGPGFCAEHVLVDFGE; translated from the coding sequence ATGCCTGTCCTGCGCTCTATTGCCGTCGGCACCCCGGCCAACCGGGTTTCACAGTCGGAGGCCCGCGAGGCGGCCAAAACGTTCCTGCCACGGCTGGCGGCGCGGCCAAAACTGCTCGACGTGTTCGACAACGCCATGATCGACACCCGCTATCTGGCCCGCCCGCTGGAATGGTATCTGGAGCCGCACGGATTTGCCGAGAAGAATGCCGTGTACGTCGAGGAAACGCTGGCACTATGCGAGAGATTGACGCTGGAGGCGATGGAGAAAGCAGGCATACGGGCCGCCGACATCGGTGCCGTGGTGTTCGTCAGCAGCACCGGCATCAGCACGCCGAGTCTGGAAAGCATCCTGATGGAGCGCCTGGGCATCGCCCGCCACGCGGTTCGGCTGCCGCTGTGGGGGCTTGGTTGCGCGGGCGGAGCGCAGGGACTGGCCCGCAGCGCCGATCTGGTGCGGGCCGGATATAAAAACGTGCTGTTTCTGGCCGCCGAGTTTTGCAGCCTGACGCTTGTCGCGGGCGACGAGACCAGCAGCAATTTCGTGGCGACGGCGCTGTTTGCAGACGGGGCAGCGGCGCTGATCCTGGGGCCGGACGACGGCAGTGGCCCGGCGCTGATGCGGGTACACGGTTCCTTCAGCACCCTGATTGAGAACAGCAAGGACATCATGGGCTGGGACGTGGTGGAAAGCGGCCTGAAGGTGCGCTTCAGCCAGGATATTCCGAGTCTGGTGCGCCAGATGATGAGCAGCAACGTGCAGGAAGCGCTGGAAGTCGTCGGCTGGACACAGGATGAGTTGCAGGAATACGTGGTGCACCCCGGCGGCGCAAAGGTCATCGAAGCCTACGAGGAATCGCTGGGCCTGCCCGCCGGACGGCTGGTGTGTTCGCGGCGGGTGCTGCGCGAGTACGGCAACATGAGCAGCAGCACGGTGCTGTTCGTGCTGAACGAGACGCTGCGGCGCGGCGCACACGGCAAGGGTCTGCTGAGCGCGATGGGGCCGGGCTTCTGCGCCGAACACGTGCTGGTAGACTTCGGAGAATGA
- a CDS encoding isoprenylcysteine carboxyl methyltransferase family protein codes for MKASRFALPLVLGLSVQRLLELRVARQHEMWARENGATEYGREHYPLFMLLHGGWLLATLLEGRRSNGKVNWWWFGLLLLAQPLRYWVISTLGKQWNTRILIVPGASRIVSGPFQYLKHPNYAVVALEMASAPLSVGAWRSALIGSLLNAALLRLIRIPAEERALAEYRAAND; via the coding sequence ATGAAAGCCAGCCGATTTGCCCTGCCGCTCGTCCTGGGGCTGAGCGTTCAGCGACTGCTGGAACTGCGTGTGGCGCGGCAGCACGAAATGTGGGCACGTGAAAACGGTGCAACCGAGTACGGGCGCGAACACTATCCGCTGTTCATGCTGCTGCACGGCGGCTGGCTGCTGGCCACGCTGCTGGAGGGCAGGCGCTCGAACGGCAAGGTGAACTGGTGGTGGTTCGGGCTGCTGCTGCTGGCCCAGCCGCTGCGCTACTGGGTCATTTCCACGCTGGGCAAGCAGTGGAACACCCGCATCCTGATCGTGCCGGGAGCCAGCCGCATCGTCAGCGGGCCATTTCAGTATCTGAAGCACCCGAATTACGCGGTGGTGGCGCTGGAAATGGCAAGTGCGCCGCTGAGCGTGGGCGCGTGGCGCAGCGCCCTGATCGGCAGCCTGCTGAACGCTGCCCTACTGCGGCTCATCCGCATTCCTGCCGAAGAACGGGCGCTGGCGGAGTACCGAGCGGCAAACGATTGA
- a CDS encoding MFS transporter, protein MQVAATQATRGAVSIALAVTLGHFINDGYGAMLTPLGPALRGQYGVSIASVTLLASVFSLTSSVLQPLLGVIGERFDRRLMAAAGPALTGIGLTFMGYAPAFGLLMLLVALAGFGSGFFHPAGAAYTARYSPVQQRGLWASIFSAGGTAGMALGPVFAGVGLHALPIFAPIGLLVAGISYVITPSDRPQGTRPTLPEYLGIFRGPLVRLWAMAVLRSLASMGYNAMLPFIMLQRGFGHVETASTLAVFAVASAVGGIVGGRISDRIGRVPVLRSAIMVTIPLFALLIYSSPSQWWFYPLTFLVGALVNASIPVGVVMAQEYAPKHVAVASSIMMGFSWGFAGLLVFLVGLLADHTSPVTAALLSLTLMVPSAFLAASLPEPEKQKFE, encoded by the coding sequence ATGCAAGTTGCTGCCACACAGGCCACACGCGGCGCAGTCAGTATCGCGCTGGCCGTCACCCTGGGCCACTTTATCAACGATGGGTACGGTGCCATGCTCACGCCGCTCGGCCCGGCCCTGCGTGGACAGTACGGCGTCAGTATCGCGTCGGTCACACTGCTCGCCAGCGTCTTCTCACTGACCAGCAGTGTGCTTCAGCCGCTGCTGGGCGTGATCGGTGAGCGCTTCGACCGACGCCTGATGGCCGCCGCTGGCCCCGCTCTAACCGGCATCGGCCTGACCTTCATGGGCTACGCTCCGGCCTTCGGCCTCCTGATGCTGCTGGTGGCACTGGCAGGCTTCGGCAGCGGCTTTTTCCATCCGGCGGGGGCGGCGTATACCGCACGCTACAGCCCGGTGCAGCAGCGCGGGCTGTGGGCCAGCATCTTCAGCGCGGGCGGCACGGCAGGAATGGCGCTGGGGCCGGTTTTTGCGGGTGTGGGACTGCACGCCCTGCCGATCTTCGCGCCGATTGGTCTGCTGGTGGCGGGCATCTCGTATGTCATCACGCCCAGCGACCGGCCCCAGGGAACGCGGCCCACCCTGCCCGAATACCTGGGCATCTTCCGTGGCCCGCTGGTGCGGCTGTGGGCGATGGCGGTGCTGCGTTCACTCGCCAGCATGGGCTACAACGCCATGTTGCCCTTCATCATGCTCCAGCGCGGCTTCGGGCACGTCGAAACGGCGTCCACGCTGGCAGTCTTCGCGGTGGCGTCGGCGGTGGGCGGCATCGTGGGAGGTCGCATTTCAGACCGCATCGGGCGCGTGCCGGTGCTTCGCAGCGCCATCATGGTCACCATTCCGCTCTTCGCCCTCCTGATCTACAGCTCTCCGTCGCAGTGGTGGTTCTATCCGCTCACGTTCCTGGTGGGCGCACTGGTCAATGCCAGTATTCCGGTGGGCGTGGTCATGGCGCAGGAATACGCGCCCAAGCATGTCGCGGTGGCAAGCAGCATCATGATGGGCTTCTCGTGGGGCTTCGCGGGCCTGCTGGTGTTTCTGGTGGGCCTGCTGGCCGACCACACCAGCCCGGTCACGGCAGCGCTGCTCAGCCTGACCCTGATGGTGCCGAGCGCGTTTCTGGCCGCCAGCCTGCCGGAACCGGAGAAGCAGAAGTTTGAGTGA
- a CDS encoding HD-GYP domain-containing protein, whose product MSSDVPAESDASLKLMEAHARLDQLEREQRMSPEGAEQPHAELAAVHWELSMLYQFLERYELALRHHQAFYLHDVARRNEHAQARVSRLNREQRRQAGELTRQSHLLEQTVADYTAQLEATQVEMTELLASAAEFRDAPLGPHARWVGDASACVALGLGVSDEDARALNLAARLHDIGKLAIPDSILLKEGKLSPAEWVVMRTHTVLGERLLIRSTSPLLRLAAEVALSHHEHWDGSGYPRGLSGEAIPLVGRIVSVVDSFDALVSERPYKPAWTPEHALHYLRRAAGRQFDPQVVESFGRLFEQGDLPSREEP is encoded by the coding sequence ATGTCGAGCGACGTTCCTGCTGAATCTGACGCTTCTCTAAAGCTGATGGAGGCGCATGCGCGTCTCGATCAGCTGGAGCGCGAACAGCGGATGTCGCCGGAAGGCGCGGAGCAGCCGCACGCCGAACTTGCGGCAGTTCACTGGGAGCTGAGCATGCTGTATCAGTTTCTGGAGCGCTACGAGCTGGCGCTGCGCCACCATCAGGCGTTCTACCTGCACGACGTGGCCCGGCGCAACGAACACGCTCAGGCCCGTGTATCGCGCCTGAACCGCGAGCAGCGGCGACAGGCGGGCGAACTGACCCGCCAGAGTCATCTGCTCGAACAGACGGTGGCCGACTATACCGCGCAGCTGGAGGCCACCCAGGTCGAAATGACCGAGCTGCTGGCCTCGGCTGCCGAGTTCCGCGACGCCCCGCTGGGGCCGCACGCCCGCTGGGTCGGAGATGCCAGCGCGTGTGTCGCCCTGGGCCTGGGCGTCAGCGACGAAGATGCCCGCGCTCTGAATCTGGCAGCCCGGCTGCACGACATCGGTAAACTGGCGATTCCCGACTCGATCCTGCTGAAAGAAGGCAAGCTGAGTCCTGCCGAGTGGGTGGTGATGAGAACGCATACCGTGCTGGGTGAGCGCCTGCTGATCCGCAGCACCAGTCCGCTGCTGCGTCTGGCCGCCGAGGTGGCGCTGTCTCATCACGAGCACTGGGACGGCAGCGGCTATCCGCGTGGCCTGAGTGGAGAGGCGATTCCGCTGGTGGGCCGCATCGTCAGCGTGGTGGACAGCTTCGACGCCCTGGTCAGTGAGCGCCCCTACAAACCCGCCTGGACGCCCGAACACGCCCTGCATTACCTGCGCCGTGCAGCAGGCAGGCAGTTCGATCCGCAGGTGGTCGAGTCGTTCGGACGCCTGTTCGAGCAGGGCGATCTGCCGAGCAGGGAAGAGCCGTAG